CGATCACCAGGACGTCGTACGAAGGTTTCGGCATGCTGGGTTCCTACTGCGGCTTGATCTCGAAGTCGAGCGACGCTTGACCGAACTTGTCGATCTCTTTGTCACGCACCGAAAGCTCTAGGCGATAACGGCCCGGCGGGATGTTTTCGGGCAGATAGAGTCGATAGGTGAACGACAGGTCGCGGCGTCGATTGGCGCAGCGATCTTTGTATTCGGGAAAGGAGCGTGCATCCACACGGCGGCCGGTGTCGTTGAAGATTTCGTAGCTGGCGCCCCAGGTCGACTCAAACTGTCCGTCGACTTCTTTGCTGGAGAGATTTTCGATCTCTAGATAGACCAGCAGTTCTTCGCCGGCGGTGAACGAGGTTTTCTCAAACGGCGTGAAGTCGCCAAAGCCCTTCACGTTTCGCACGAATGCGACGTTACGCAAATCAAGCGGACTCAGCTCGCTCAAGTTCGCGGTCGCGTGCTGTAGCGAACGGAGCGCCAGCAAACTGCGGCGATCAACCGGGATCTCGCTGCTATGGGCGAAGTCGCTGGCTGCGAACAAGAGATTCGACCAGAACTCTTGTTCCGCGGCAGGCAACGCTTCGATCTTGCGCATCGCTTCCCCTTTTCGCTCGGCGATCAGGTAGAGCATTCGCAGATGAATTTCTTTCTTTTGGCGCTCGGCGTCTGAAAGCTGCGAGTTGCGAAGCGATTGCTCCATTGCGGTGATCGCTTGCCGCAGGACCGTTTCCCAGTCTTGCGAACCGCTGGTCGGTTGATCGCGTTCGGACCAATAGAGGACTCGTTTGTCGTCGCGACGATGCGCCAACCAGCCGGCGTCTTCTAGGTCAAAAATGATTGCCTGCAATTCGTCCAGCGTCATCGCCGGTGGCGCCGAAATTTTGTCGCTCGAACGACCGCCGTCGGCCGAGTCGGTCGAAGCGATCGGCATCGCATGTTTGTTAAGTTGGTTGTAGATGTCTTCCAGCGAGACGTGTCCGCGGTTCCAGATCGCTTCCATCACGAGTTGCTCGTCCGCCGAGAGAGGCGCCTGCGTCGCCGAGCGGGATTGCGCTTTATCGTCTTTCGCCTGGTTGGCGGTTGGCGGAATCGCGGTCGGCGGAACGTGACTGATTCCGTTACGCTGGTCCGCCATCTGGTCAGGATGCGCTAAACCGTTGGGCGCCGCTTCCTGGGCGTTCGGAACCGTCTCCGCATACGTCACCTGCTGTACAGGAAACTCGGAAGCAGCCGGCGTTGATTGGGCCGGTTGATCGCGGCGGGTGAATTCGTACTGCGTAAAGTTGGGATTACCCGTTCTGGCGTACTGGGCGATTTGTTCGGCTGTTGGCAGATTAGGGGCTGAGCCGCCTGCGGCGCTGGGCAACCGCTCTGGCAAATCGCCGTGAGCCTTGCCGACGCGTTGTTTCATCTGCTCAAGCAAGCTGGTCAATTGGTCGGACGAAGCTTTTTGTTGGATCGCTTGAGCGGGAGGAGCAGTTGTTGGGGGCGCTAGTTGCGGCTGGCTGGCAGGCTTTTTCGCCACCTTTTCGACCGGAGCGAATTGCGATTCGAGGATGCCGAGCACGCGGTCTAGTTCTTCCGGCGAGCTGCCGTTGAACTGGCGCCGTATCGCCGCTTTCTCAGATTCAGGCAAGGTCAGCGCTTGCACGCGGGCCAAGAAATCGGGGGACAACTGTTCTTGTTCAGGCGAGACGTCTTGATCGCGCGAAGCGGACGCGACCATTTCTTCTTCGTCCAGAACGTGCCGCTTCCGGCGCGAGCCGGGGTTCTCCGACATCACGCCTGACAGAGAAGTTTCGCCAGAGCTATGCGTGTAAAACCCCGGCACGCAACCAATGCTGGTCGCGAGCAAGAAGAGGAGTCCGTACGCAAATCTGTGGTTCGTACTTCGAAGTTTCATTACCCAACCTTCGCCGCCGCGCTGAAAAACCGATGTTTCCGGGCAGGGATGGTAGGAAATGCTCAAGATTAACGCAATAGCTGCCGCAGCGAATTTGCTAGCGTCGCGGTCGGCAGAAATGTGGTCACAGCAAAAAGGGGGTCAGACCCCAATTACGCTGCGTAATTGGGGTCTGACCCCCTTTTTGCTGCACGCGATTGCCTCCTCAATCCTCTTGGGCCGTAAAGTAGCGGGCCGTTCCTTGCGAAGCGATCGCTTCGCCGATGCGATTGAGGGCCACCACGTAGGCGGCGGTGCGCATATCGATTTCTTTATGGTTGGCCAGGTTATAGACGGTGTTAAACTCGCGGGCCATCGTCTCGTGCAGACGCTGATGAACCAACTCGAGCGGCCAATAATAGCCGGCTCGATTTTGCGTCCACTCAAAATAACTGACCGTGACGCCGCCGGCGTTGGCCAAGATGTCGGGCACGACGAGCGTTCCTTTGTCGTTGAGGATCTCGTCCGCTTCGCCTGTGAGCGGGCCGTTCGCGGCTTCCACGATCACCTCGGCTTTGACACGCGGCGCATTTTCGCCGGTGATTTGGCTTTCGAGCGCCGCTGGTATGAGAATATCAACGTCCAACTCCAGTAGTTGGGCGTTGGTGATCGCATCGGCGGCGATCGATTCGCAGAGAGAGCCTTCGCAGTAAACCGCTTTTAGATGACGCGATTCGTTTTTCACATGGGCTAGACTGGGGATGTCAAAACCAGACTCTTTGTAGATTCCTCCCCGAGAGTCGCTGACGGCGACGATGTTGTAGCCGTCGGCGTGCAGCAGTCGGGCGACCGCTTGACCGGCGTTGCCAAATCCTTGCACCGCGACGCGCTGTTGTTCAGGCTTCCAGCCGCGCTTGGCCTCCAATTCTTTAATGCAGTGATAGGCTCCGCGACCGGTTGCGTCGTCACGTCCAAGACTTCCCCCCAGCGGAATCGGTTTGCCGGTGATGACAGCCGGCATGTGCTGGCGACGAATCTTTGAGTATTCGTCCATCATCCAGCCCATGATCATCGCATTGGTGTAGACGTCTGGGGCCGGGACATCGACCTCGGGCCCGATAAAGTCGGCGATCCGTTCGATGTAACCGCGCGATAGACGTTCCAGTTCGAGCCGCGATAGCTCTTTCGGATCGACGATCACTCCCCCCTTCCCTCCGCCGAAAGGAAGATTGGCGACCGCGCATTTGAACGTCATCCAAAAGGCGAGCGCTTTGACTTCGGCCAGGTCGACATTCGGGTGAAAGCGAATGCCTCCTTTGGTGGGGCCGCGGGTTGCGTCATGGCGAACGCGATAGCCAGTGAAGATTCGCAGCGAGCCGTCATCCATGCGGACCGGAATTGTGACTTCCAGCACCTGCTTGGGATGCTTGAGCCGCTGGACCGCTTCCTGGTCGATATCGGCGTGTAAAAACGCTTTGTCTAGTCGGGCGACGGCATGCGAGAAGATATCATGCGCTGGCTGATCCATGGCGAAGAATCCCGAAAGGTGCAACTCAGTTGGACTTGAGTAACGTTATACGTCATCGCAAGGATCGTCAATTCGATCACCGTAAATTCCCGGTTAAGGGATCGATGGTCGCTAAAAGACGAGCGGCGGTTATTCTGCCGAAGAACGTGAGCCTTGGGGAGAACCGCCGATGGGATGATCGGCCGGCAAAGGGCGTCCCGCGGTGGCGAAACCCCGTTCGACCAGCATCAGTTTCAACTGGCGAAACTCTTCAAAGCTGTCGGGATAGGCCCATAAGGTGATCGTGGTCCGCTGCGCATCGCAACCAGCGAGTCGCTGCATGAAATCGGAGTTCGGTCGGAGCGCGTCCTCAAACGCTTCCCCCATATTCTCAGTCACGGGGACCAGCACAAAGTGATCGAGCTCGACAACATCTCGCCGAGCGGCGCCTAGCTTGGTGTCGACCGAATAGGCGGAGCGACGCAGGACATAGCGACAATAGAAGCCGTTGATCGGACCGACGGTCCGCGTCAGCGAACTGGTCTCGCGCAGTTGCGAAGCGCTGCGCTGGGCATCCTCTTTCAATTCGTCGACCAACGTATTTAACGGGACGAAGGCGATCCGTCCGTTCAGTAAGCGGAAATGTTCTTCCCGTCCGAAAACCGTTTTGGCCATCGGCGTCGGATAGTGTTTGAGGATGACCGACTCGGGCTGGAAGTTCTCGATACTTTCGAGCGTCGTGTAAACTTCGTTCAGCTTGGCTTTCTCGTCCAGCAGTTCTCGATTGCGATCAAAGTCTTGCTGTTGTACGGCGCCCAGTTCTTCCCGTTTCTTTTCGATTGCGGTGTTGGAGGCCGTGAGGACGAACTGCATCTGATTGCGATCGTGGAATTTCTGTTGCAGTTCTTCCCGAACGGCGGTGCGTTGATGCGTGATCTGGGCAAGTTCGGCCTGCAGGGCCAGCGCTTCTTCCAGAGAACCGGAATCTTGCTGCGCGATCGGCGCGGCGACCGCTGGCGTGGTCGCCGGCGATGCTTTGGCGTCGGTGACCGCTTCGTGAGCCGTAATGCTGACGACCATGATCAAAATGATCAAAATGCCGACCAGATTGGTCACGACGTCAAGGAAGGAGTCGAGCGACGGTTCAGCCGAATCGCGAGATCGAACAGGGCGTCTCATTGGTTGCGCTCTACCTCCAGGCCGCTGCCGTTAAGCAGAGCCGACAATTCTTCAAAACGCTGTTGAGCGCCAGGCTGGACATCGATCTTGAGCGTCGGCTTCCAATAGATGCCGCGGCCGGCGATTC
The nucleotide sequence above comes from Blastopirellula sp. J2-11. Encoded proteins:
- a CDS encoding Glu/Leu/Phe/Val family dehydrogenase → MDQPAHDIFSHAVARLDKAFLHADIDQEAVQRLKHPKQVLEVTIPVRMDDGSLRIFTGYRVRHDATRGPTKGGIRFHPNVDLAEVKALAFWMTFKCAVANLPFGGGKGGVIVDPKELSRLELERLSRGYIERIADFIGPEVDVPAPDVYTNAMIMGWMMDEYSKIRRQHMPAVITGKPIPLGGSLGRDDATGRGAYHCIKELEAKRGWKPEQQRVAVQGFGNAGQAVARLLHADGYNIVAVSDSRGGIYKESGFDIPSLAHVKNESRHLKAVYCEGSLCESIAADAITNAQLLELDVDILIPAALESQITGENAPRVKAEVIVEAANGPLTGEADEILNDKGTLVVPDILANAGGVTVSYFEWTQNRAGYYWPLELVHQRLHETMAREFNTVYNLANHKEIDMRTAAYVVALNRIGEAIASQGTARYFTAQED